From Prionailurus bengalensis isolate Pbe53 chromosome F2, Fcat_Pben_1.1_paternal_pri, whole genome shotgun sequence, one genomic window encodes:
- the SLC25A32 gene encoding mitochondrial folate transporter/carrier isoform X1, whose translation MTGQGQSGSGSSVWSTIFRHVRYENLVAGVSGGVLSNLALHPLDLVKIRFAVSDGLELRPKYKGIVHCLTTIWKLDGLRGLYQGVTPNVWGAGLSWGLYFFFYNAIKSYKTEGRADRLEATEYLVSAAEAGAMTLCITNPLWVTKTRLMLQYNGVVNSSQRQYKGMFDTLLKIYKYEGVRGLYKGFIPGLFGTSHGALQFMAYELLKLKYNQHINRLPEAQLSTVEYISVAALSKIFAVAATYPYQVVRARLQDQHMFYKGVLDVITKTWRKEGIGGFYKGIAPNLIRVTPACCITFVVYENVSHFLLDLREEKKVS comes from the exons CGATATTCCGCCACGTCCGGTACGAGAATCTGGTAGCGGGCGTGAGCGGCGGGGTTCTGTCCAACCTCGCGCTGCACCCGCTCGACCTCGTGAAGATCCGCTTCGCCG TGAGTGATGGATTGGAACTGAGACCAAAATATAAAGGAATTGTGCATTGCTTGACTACCATTTGGAAACTTGATGGACTACGGGGACTTTACCAAGGAGTAACCCCAAATGTGTGGGGTGCAGGTTTATCCTGGGGACTCTACTTTTTCTT TTACAATGCCATCAAATCAtacaagacagaaggaagagctgATCGTTTAGAGGCAACAGAATACCTCGTCTCGGCTGCTGAAGCTG GAGCCATGACCCTCTGCATTACAAACCCATTATGGGTAACAAAAACTCGCCTTATGTTACAGTACAATGGTGTTGTTAACTCCTCACAACGACAATATAAAGGAATGTTTGATACACTTCTGAAAATATATAAGTATGAAGGTGTGCGAGGATTGTATAAG ggatttattcctgggctgtttGGAACATCACATGGTGCCCTTCAATTTATGGCATATGAATTGTTGAAGTTGAAATACAACCAGCATATCAATAGATTACCAGAAGCCCAGTTG AGCACAGTAGAATATATATCTGTTGCAGCACTATCGAAAATATTTGCCGTGGCGGCAACATACCCATATCAAGTTGTGAGAGCTCGTCTTCAGGATCAACACATGTTTTACAAGGGCGTGTTGGATGTAATCACAAAGACATGGAG gaaagaaggcaTCGGTGGATTTTACAAAGGAATTGCCCCCAATTTGATTAGAGTGACCCCAGCCTGCTGTATTACTTTTGTGGTATATGAAAATGTCTCACATTTTCTACTTGacctcagagaggaaaaaaaagtaagctag
- the SLC25A32 gene encoding mitochondrial folate transporter/carrier isoform X2, which produces MTGQGQSGSGSSVWSTIFRHVRYENLVAGVSGGVLSNLALHPLDLVKIRFAVSDGLELRPKYKGIVHCLTTIWKLDGLRGLYQGVTPNVWGAGLSWGLYFFFYNAIKSYKTEGRADRLEATEYLVSAAEAGAMTLCITNPLWVTKTRLMLQYNGVVNSSQRQYKGMFDTLLKIYKYEGVRGLYKGFIPGLFGTSHGALQFMAYELLKLKYNQHINRLPEAQLSTVEYISVAALSKIFAVAATYPYQVVRARLQDQHMFYKGVLDVITKTWRDI; this is translated from the exons CGATATTCCGCCACGTCCGGTACGAGAATCTGGTAGCGGGCGTGAGCGGCGGGGTTCTGTCCAACCTCGCGCTGCACCCGCTCGACCTCGTGAAGATCCGCTTCGCCG TGAGTGATGGATTGGAACTGAGACCAAAATATAAAGGAATTGTGCATTGCTTGACTACCATTTGGAAACTTGATGGACTACGGGGACTTTACCAAGGAGTAACCCCAAATGTGTGGGGTGCAGGTTTATCCTGGGGACTCTACTTTTTCTT TTACAATGCCATCAAATCAtacaagacagaaggaagagctgATCGTTTAGAGGCAACAGAATACCTCGTCTCGGCTGCTGAAGCTG GAGCCATGACCCTCTGCATTACAAACCCATTATGGGTAACAAAAACTCGCCTTATGTTACAGTACAATGGTGTTGTTAACTCCTCACAACGACAATATAAAGGAATGTTTGATACACTTCTGAAAATATATAAGTATGAAGGTGTGCGAGGATTGTATAAG ggatttattcctgggctgtttGGAACATCACATGGTGCCCTTCAATTTATGGCATATGAATTGTTGAAGTTGAAATACAACCAGCATATCAATAGATTACCAGAAGCCCAGTTG AGCACAGTAGAATATATATCTGTTGCAGCACTATCGAAAATATTTGCCGTGGCGGCAACATACCCATATCAAGTTGTGAGAGCTCGTCTTCAGGATCAACACATGTTTTACAAGGGCGTGTTGGATGTAATCACAAAGACATGGAG AGACATTTGA
- the CTHRC1 gene encoding collagen triple helix repeat-containing protein 1: MRPHGPAAASPQRLLGLLLLLLLQLRTPSSASETPKGKQKALLRQREVVDLYNGMCLQGPAGVPGRDGSPGANGIPGTPGIPGRDGFKGEKGECLRESFEESWTPNYKQCSWSSLNYGIDLGKIAECTFTKMRSNSALRVLFSGSLRLKCRSACCQRWYFTFNGAECSGPLPIEAIIYLDQGSPELNSTINIHRTSSVEGLCEGIGAGLVDVAIWVGTCSDYPKGDASTGWNSVSRIIIEELPK, encoded by the exons ATGCGCCCCCACGGCCCCGCCGCGGCCTCCCCGCAGCGGCTCCTCGGCCtcctgctgctgttgctgctgcagCTGCGGACGCCGTCGAGCGCCTCCGAGACCCCCAAGGGGAAGCAAAAGGCGCTGCTCCGGCAGAGGGAGGTGGTGGACCTG TATAATGGAATGTGCTTACAAGGACCTGCAGGGGTGCCCGGGCGAGACGGAAGCCCTGGGGCCAATGGCATTCCTGGGACCCCTGGGATCCCCGGTCGGGATGGattcaaaggagaaaagggagaatgCCTGAGGGAAAGCTTTGAGGAGTCCTGGACACCTAACTACAAGCAGTGCTCGTGGAGTTCACTGAATTACGGCATTGATCTTGGCAAAATCGCG GAGTGTACATTTACAAAGATGCGCTCCAACAGTGCTTTACGAGTTTTGTTCAGCGGCTCACTTCGGTTAAAATGCCGAAGTGCGTGCTGTCAGCGTTGGTATTTCACGTTCAACGGAGCTGAATGTTCAGGACCTCTTCCCATTGAAGCCATAATTTATTTGGACCAAGGAAGCCCTGAACTCAATTCAACAATTAATATTCATCGCACTTCTTCTG TGGAAGGACTTTGTGAAGGAATTGGTGCCGGACTAGTGGATGTTGCTATCTGGGTTGGGACTTGTTCGGATTACCCGAAAGGAGATGCCTCTACTGGATGGAATTCAGTGTCTCGCATTATTATTGAAGAACTACCAAAGTag